A window of the Polypterus senegalus isolate Bchr_013 chromosome 4, ASM1683550v1, whole genome shotgun sequence genome harbors these coding sequences:
- the LOC120528352 gene encoding zinc finger protein 678-like: protein MKIHTGEKPHCCSECGKSFSCISYLQKHRIIHTGEKPHCCSECGKSFLRRSNLQRHRRIHTGEKPYCCPECGQLFSWSSEFELHKTIHTGEKPHCCSECGKSFSRRSSLQSHRRMHTGEKPYCCPECGKLFLRRCNLQNHRRIHTGQKPYCCSECGKLFSLSSEFQLHKTIHTGEKPHCCPECGKSFIRRSSLQRHRRIHTGEKPHFCPECGKSFLRRSYLQRHKRIHTGQKPYCCSECGKSFLRRSTLQSHRIIHTGQKPHCCSVCGKSFSRMNNLQRHRRIHTG, encoded by the coding sequence ATGaagattcacacaggagaaaaacctcattgctgttcagaatgtggtaaatcATTCTCATGTATAAGCTATCTTCAGAAACACAGaataatccacacaggagaaaaacctcattgttgttcagaatgtggtaagtcgttcttaAGGAGAAGcaatcttcagaggcacagaagaatccacacaggagaaaaaccttattgttgtccagaatgtgggcAATTGTTCTCCTGGAGTAGTGAGTTTGAGTTGCACAAaacaattcacacaggagaaaaacctcattgctgttcagaatgtggtaaatcGTTCTCAAGGAGAAGCAGTCTTCAAAGTCACAGAAGAAtgcacacaggagaaaaaccttattgttgtccagaatgtggtaaattGTTCTTAAGGAGATGCAATCTTCAGaaccacagaagaatccacacaggacaaaaaccttattgctgttcagaatgtggtaaattGTTCTCATTGAGTAGTGAATTTCAGTTGCACAAaacaattcacacaggagaaaaacctcattgctgtccagaatgtggtaaatcGTTCATAAGGAGAAGCagtcttcagaggcacagaagaatacacacaggagaaaaacctcatttttgtccagaatgtggtaaatcGTTCTTAAGGAGGAGCTATCTTCAGAGGCAcaaaagaatccacacaggacaaaaaccttattgctgttcagaatgtggtaagtcgttcttaAGGCGAAGCACTCTTCAAAGTCATAGAATAATCCACACAGGacaaaaacctcattgctgttcagtgTGTGGTAAATCGTTCTCACGTATGAAcaatcttcagaggcacagaagaatccacacaggataA